GTTGCAATTGTTATACAGGCCGCATTATCGCCTTGACTCTGGCAATCAACGATTTAATGGTTTTCTTGACCATTTGATAGGCTGGCCATTGATCCAGGTAAGTGTGAATAAGGTTGAGATACAACATTACTTTATTATATAACCCAGCAAACCAACGAACTTGCATGAGTGCCGGTCGAGTCAAGTTAAAAATACGGGAAAACAGTGCCACACCAAGCAGTTTGGCCACCACAAAAATTGCGGCACCAAAAAACCAATGCCCAGATGCAATAGCATGTAATCCGATGAATTTGGCCGAAATTAATATTAAGCTGGGTAGCAAAAAAACAAACATAGCCCAGCGGGGTGGCAGTGCCACGATATGACGTTCTATCGCATGGATCAAGGATAGCGTTCCAAGCCGAGCCATCAGCCGTTCTGTTTGATCCCAGATAAACTCTTCAATCAAAAAGAACATGGCAGCCAGCCAAGTGAGTGGAACGAGGATGAAGCGTTTCATTTTGGAGGAATTTTTATAGGGGCGATTTGTTGCCTATAGTAGCCTAGCCAAACTACAACGGTTAAGATTCGTAGCTTAGTCACCCAGACAATAATCGTCTCGCTCGTTACCTAGTATTCAATAATAATCATATCCTTAAAATATTCCGAAGTTGCGTTCTCAGTATCCATGAGCCTGAACCATCCGATTCATCTATCCGACAATAGAAAATCGCCATGCTAAAAGCTATCGAAAATGGTGCGAAGCCGCGCTCTAGAGCGGGCGCTTCGTGTTGATGGCAGCGAATGGGGCGAGCGATGCCGACTTGATTGAGACTAAATAACTAACCAGCGTAAAATCATAAAGCTCGGACTAGTACTTTAAATTCCATGCAAATTTCAGAATGCATCGAAAGTAAATCTTTCAGTTCAGCCCGTTAATCCGCAAATGATGTGTTTTTATTGTGTTGCCGGCATTAATACTTGTAGCGTTACTACTGAATCAGCAAACGAAAGAATATCAAGAATGTAATGGGCAGTTCGGACATTTTGATTCTTCAATTTTTTTGCTAAAGCAGCATTCCAGCGACTGCGCCAGATAGCTTGTGGATCGACGGCAAGCTATAAAGGGTATGCCTTGGACTTGCGCCACGTTACGAAAATGGCGCATCACGTTATGGCCCAAAAAATCCGTGAATAATATTAAAAGCTCTGTATTCCTTGGCAATCCATGTTGTTTGCGCTGATGTGATACATGCCGTCCAGTGATATGACGGGTAATGTTTATGTTCCAATCAGAAAGTAATTCAGGAATATTTCCCAAGCGATCCGCACCTATTAAAATTGCATTCATCACAATCACCTAAATAATTAACGGGTTACATTAACGGACTGCATTTGCTGCTTCTTAACCAAGGCGAAATGTCATGGTCAATATGAAAACTAAATTCAATCTCTACGAAACAAGCAGTCCGTGAAAGCGTAATATACACTTAAATATAACGATAATTCAAGCCGTTTCCGCAATAATACTGAGCGACTGAATTATTGACTTATAATATTATTTATAATCAATAAATTATGTACAAACACCGGACGTCTGCCCGTTCGATTGAAAATCGACTAATGGATTTATTTGGGATAAACCTTATTTATTTTTGCAGTCGCATAACGTGTCGTTATCTTGCTGTTGCAGGATGGTCTGGAACGGCAATTCGTTCTTTTTGGTAGCATTCAAAATTTCATAATGAACGCATATAGCACTACAGAAAAAACACAAAATGAAACTTATTCCTCCTCATTAAATTGGGTAAATTACAAGGTAAACTAACCTGTTACCATGGTGTATGCAGTCAATACAGCTAGTTCCCGGTATACTTTCAAATTACAAAATGGAGTGGACATTAAGATATGGAGCCAAAAGAAAGTTCGATTGAATTACATGGTTCAGTATGGATGACGGTGGGAGGTGAAAATTTTGGTGGCCCAGGCCGCATTGGCTTGCTCTCTAAAATCGCCGAATGCGGCTCCATTTCCCAAGCAGCCAAGTCCATCAAGATGAGTTACAAGGCCGCTTGGGATGCCATAGACAACATGAACAATTTGTCAGGCGAACCATTGGTGGAACGGGTAACGGGGGGCAAGGGCGGCGGCGGTACCCGATTGACTCGGCGCGGCGAACAATTAGTAGAAAGCTTTAGAATCATTGAACGGGAACATCGTGAATTTGTTGATCGACTCAGTCGGCAGGCTGAGGGAGTTGCGAGCGATTTTTTATTGATTAAACGAATGAACATGAAAACCAGTGCCCGCAACCAGTTTCTAGGCAAGGTCACAGCAATCAAACGCGGAGTTGCCAACGACGAAATCGAACTGAAAATAGTCGGAGGAGAAAAAATTGTCGCTATCATTACTCATGAAAGCACAGAGGCACTTGGGCTGTGTCTCGATTCAGAAATATTCGCACTCATCAAATCATCATCGGTAATTGTCGTAATAGATGATAAAAACACTAATTTTTCCGCCCGCAATCGTTTATACGGCACCATTTCTCGCGTGAACTCTGGGGCAGTCAATACAGAAGTAATCATTGATTTGGCTGGCGGAGGCTCATTTGCTGCCATCATCACAAACGAAAGCGCTATTTCGCTCAGACTCGTTGTTGGGGCGCAAGCCATGGGAATTTTCAAAGCATCCAGTGTGATTTTGGGTATCACCGCATAAGCTGGTGTAAGTGGTGCGCTTGATTGAACTTGTGAAGCTGCGAAATATACTTTGCCAACAATCACATGACGATGTTGGAGAGTGACCCAAGACGCATATTTACCACGGCATTGACAATCCCGCGTGTAACGCTTTTATGGTTATATTGACTCCAATATAAAGCTATACCATAATCATCCAGCCAGGAAGTTTATATTACAGGCACATCGGGGCATCACTGAAAAACCTCTCGATTGCTATCCTGGATAGTTAACCAAGCTGTTGCCGGGGTGGCTCGCGGATCCGCCGAGAAGCGCCACAGTGAATAAATACAACGAAAGGAAATCCATGACCAACATTACAGCGGGGCTCGAAGAGCTCCTGATGCAGCGCTCGCTGACCGATGCACAGCTTCAAAAGGCAGCGTCGGCAGCAGCAAATTTCCGGATATTGCCGGATGCGACGGTGATCAAGATCGGTGGGCAGAGCGTCATCGACCGCGGCCGCGCAGCCGTCTACCCGCTCGTGGACGAGATTGTCGCGGCCCGCAAGGCTCACAAGCTGCTGATCGGTACCGGCGCCGGTACCCGGGCCCGGCACCTTTACTCGATCGCGGCGGGGCTTGGCCTGCCGGCGGGCGTGCTCGCGCAGTTTGGCGCCTCGGTGGCCGATCAGAACGCCGCCATGTTAGGACAACTCCTCGCAAAGCACGGTATCTGCACGGTCAGTGGTGCCGGATTATCGGCAGTGCCGCTCTTCCTGGCCGAGGTGCACGCCGTCATTTTTAGCGGCATGCCGCCCTACAGTCTCTGGATGCGCCCGCCCGCCGAGGGCGTCATCCCGCCCTATCGTACCGACGCCGGTTGTTTCCTGCTCGCCGAGCAGTTCGGCTGCAAGGCAATGATCTTCGTGAAAGACGAGGATGGCCTCTATACCGCCAATCCGAAAACCTCGAAAAAGCCCACCTTCATCCCGAAGATTTCGGTTGACGAGATGAAAGCGAAGGGACTACATGACTCAATCATCGAGTTCCCGGTGCTCGACCTCCTCCAGGCGGCAACCCACGTCCGCCAGGTGCAGGTTGTAAACGGCCTCGTCCCCGGCAACCTGACCCGCGCACTTGCCGGCGAGCACGTCGGCACCATCATCACCGCAAATTGAGGACCACCACCATGACTAATACCACCAATACCATCAAGCATGTCGCCTCGCCGCTCGCACGCCAGACCCTCCAGGATAGCGATCTGACCCGTCCCGTCGCGGGCATACGCCCGATCCGGATCCTTCCCTGGCTGCAGGTCGTCAAGATCGGCGGGCGCTCCATCATGGACCGCGGTGCCGAAGCGATCCTGCCGATCGTGGACGAGTTGCGCAAGCTCCTGCCTGAGCACCGCCTGCTCATCCTGACCGGCGCCGGCATTCGCGCCCGCCACCTCTACGGCGTCGGCCTCGACCTCGGCCTGCCGGTCGGCTCTCTTGCTCCGCTCGCCGCCAGCGAGGCCGGTCAAAACGGTCACATCCTCGCCTCGCTGCTCGCACCGGAGGGCGTCTCTTACGTCGAGCACCCGACCATTGCCAGCCAGCTCGCGATTCACCTTGCTGCGGCCCGTGCGGTCGTGGGCAGCGCGTTTCCGCCGTACCACCATCACGAGTTCCCGAACTCGCGCATCCCGACCCACCGGGCCGACACGGGTGCCTTCCTGCTCGCCGACGCGCTCGGAGCGGCCGGCCTGACGATTGTCGAGGATGTGGATGGGATATACACCGCCGATCCCAATGGTTCCGACAGCAAGCAGGCGCAGTTTCTCCGCGAAACGAGCATTGCGGACCTCACAAAACTCAAGGGGACGTTACCGTTCGACCGTGCCCTCCTCGAGGTCATGGCGACTGCGCGCCATATCGAGCGCGTGCAGGTCGTGAACGGACTCGTCCCGGGCCGGCTCACCGCCGCGCTGCGCGGCGAGCACGTCGGAACGATCATCCACACCGGCGCACGTCCGGTTTAAGCGCACACTTCTGGGCGGCCCCCTGCCCCTAGGCGGGCCGCCGGTGTTACAACTCCGTCGGCAAGCGGTGCCGTCACGAAATAGCACATGCGAAGTACCGAGCATGACCCTCAAGCGGCGCAAGTAATTAACAACTTAATGAATATGAAAACCAGTGCCCATAACCAATTTCAAGGCAAGGTAACGAATATCAAGAAAGGTTCTGTCAACGACGAGATTGAGCTGGAAGTGGCTGGCGGGAAGAAAATCGTCGCTATAGTCACTCATCAGAGTGTAGATGGGCTTGGATTACAAGTTGGGACAAAGGCATTCGCACTCATCAACTCTTCATCAGTCATTATTGCGACTGACGATAAGGGAGCAAAGTTTTCTGCCCGTAATCATCTGAAGGGCACAATTTCACAAGTGAAATCGGGTGCAGTTAATTCTGAAGTAATAATCGGATTTGAAGGTGGCGCTTCTGTTGCGGCTATTATCACTAACGAAAGTTGCAAGTTACTCGGGCTCGCTACTGGTATGCCCGCTACCGCAATTTTCAAAGCATCCAGCGTGATCATAGGGACTCAAGCGTAACTTTCAAGTTATTCCTAACAAAATATGTCGTTCAATCAGGGCAGATTCAAAAATCAAACGCCGCCTGCTTTTGCAATCGAACAGGCGGTTGTTTCGTTTATGCTGATAAATTGATCATTTTGTTGACACACTAAATATACGACAATCCTGCTCTAGGCATGGCATCTTGCAGGCACAACGCTTGAGCCTTGAAATTTTAATGCGCTTTAATTCTCGTCTCTGCAAAAACTACTAATAACACGATCCAATTTCTATTTTTGCTATCGACCCGGTCTAAATAGTTTCAAGCGGCATGTTTGACACGTGAATCCAAGGAGAAAAAGCGCCTTGGTATCCATTCTTACTATGCAATTTTGGCGGGATTATGTTTTTTTTGCCATGCGTTATTTAGTGTGATACATTTCGCTAATGCCATACCAAAATAAAATTGGAAATTTTAGGGCATCACTGTCACTTTGCTTAAACAGTGGCGGATGGATTTCCCCGCGAAGACTCGAATTACTCGCCGCTATTGGTCGAACAAATTCAATTAGCAATGGCGCAAAAGCGGTCGGCATGACTTACAGAGGGGCTTGGGTAGCAGTTGAAGAAATGAACAGCCTGGCTGGAGTACCTCTAGTCAAGTCATGGCAAGGGGGACACAGGGGTGGCGGGGCAGAACTAACTGAGGTAGGGCAACAACTAGTAGTTGAATTGAGTCGTCTTAGTGCATTACAAACACAGTTATTTCAGTCAGTTGCAGTATTTAATGAATTCGATTAATAACAACGCTGAATAATTTTCATAAACTGCCAAGGTAATTTAAATGAGAACGAGTGCACGTAATACGTTG
This genomic interval from Candidatus Nitrotoga sp. AM1P contains the following:
- a CDS encoding amino acid kinase family protein — protein: MTNITAGLEELLMQRSLTDAQLQKAASAAANFRILPDATVIKIGGQSVIDRGRAAVYPLVDEIVAARKAHKLLIGTGAGTRARHLYSIAAGLGLPAGVLAQFGASVADQNAAMLGQLLAKHGICTVSGAGLSAVPLFLAEVHAVIFSGMPPYSLWMRPPAEGVIPPYRTDAGCFLLAEQFGCKAMIFVKDEDGLYTANPKTSKKPTFIPKISVDEMKAKGLHDSIIEFPVLDLLQAATHVRQVQVVNGLVPGNLTRALAGEHVGTIITAN
- a CDS encoding amino acid kinase family protein, producing MTNTTNTIKHVASPLARQTLQDSDLTRPVAGIRPIRILPWLQVVKIGGRSIMDRGAEAILPIVDELRKLLPEHRLLILTGAGIRARHLYGVGLDLGLPVGSLAPLAASEAGQNGHILASLLAPEGVSYVEHPTIASQLAIHLAAARAVVGSAFPPYHHHEFPNSRIPTHRADTGAFLLADALGAAGLTIVEDVDGIYTADPNGSDSKQAQFLRETSIADLTKLKGTLPFDRALLEVMATARHIERVQVVNGLVPGRLTAALRGEHVGTIIHTGARPV
- a CDS encoding DUF2325 domain-containing protein, coding for MNAILIGADRLGNIPELLSDWNINITRHITGRHVSHQRKQHGLPRNTELLILFTDFLGHNVMRHFRNVAQVQGIPFIACRRSTSYLAQSLECCFSKKIEESKCPNCPLHS
- a CDS encoding winged helix-turn-helix domain-containing protein codes for the protein MPYQNKIGNFRASLSLCLNSGGWISPRRLELLAAIGRTNSISNGAKAVGMTYRGAWVAVEEMNSLAGVPLVKSWQGGHRGGGAELTEVGQQLVVELSRLSALQTQLFQSVAVFNEFD
- a CDS encoding TOBE domain-containing protein, with translation MRSTEHDPQAAQVINNLMNMKTSAHNQFQGKVTNIKKGSVNDEIELEVAGGKKIVAIVTHQSVDGLGLQVGTKAFALINSSSVIIATDDKGAKFSARNHLKGTISQVKSGAVNSEVIIGFEGGASVAAIITNESCKLLGLATGMPATAIFKASSVIIGTQA
- a CDS encoding TOBE domain-containing protein, with translation MEPKESSIELHGSVWMTVGGENFGGPGRIGLLSKIAECGSISQAAKSIKMSYKAAWDAIDNMNNLSGEPLVERVTGGKGGGGTRLTRRGEQLVESFRIIEREHREFVDRLSRQAEGVASDFLLIKRMNMKTSARNQFLGKVTAIKRGVANDEIELKIVGGEKIVAIITHESTEALGLCLDSEIFALIKSSSVIVVIDDKNTNFSARNRLYGTISRVNSGAVNTEVIIDLAGGGSFAAIITNESAISLRLVVGAQAMGIFKASSVILGITA